One genomic window of Punica granatum isolate Tunisia-2019 chromosome 1, ASM765513v2, whole genome shotgun sequence includes the following:
- the LOC116205848 gene encoding uncharacterized protein LOC116205848, with translation MINMKSMNPLSCILSDNRLTGPNFSNWLRNLNIVLNMEALGYILETQEIELPGGDATSDQQDAYDQWSVDDTKVRCYMLASMSNELKRQHENMKSSREILKNLRELYGENSMTARYEISNELFRARMQEGTKVAAHVQKMINLIQQLEKLEFQMDKELHVDFNVMNNKMKDKEFILVAGTSSSKTRKKKKKSKKGSVP, from the exons ATGATAAATATGAAATCTATGAATCCTCTCTCGTGCATACTGAGTGATAATAGGCTCACTGGGCCTAACTTTTCGAACTGGCTCCGTAACCTGAACATTGTCCTGAACATGGAGGCTTTGGGATACATCCTGGAGACTCAGGAGATTGAACTCCCTGGCGGGGATGCTACGAGTGATCAGCAAGACGCATATGATCAGTGGTCTGTTGATGACACGAAGGTCCGCTGCTATATGCTTGCTTCCATGAGCAATGAGTTGAAGAGGCAGCATGAGAACATGAAGAGTTCTCGTGAGATCTTGAAGAATCTCAGGGAGCTATATGGGGAGAATAGCATGACTGCACGATATGAGATATCGAATGAATTGTTCCGTGCGAGAATGCAAGAGGGAACTAAAGTCGCAGCTCATGTGCAAAAGATGATCAACCTGATTCAGCAGCTTGAGAAACTTGAGTTCCAGATGGATAAAGAACTCCATGTGGATTTT AATGTAATGAACAACAAAATGAAggataaggaattcattcttgtGGCTGGTACTTCTTCCAGTAAGActaggaagaagaaaaagaagtccAAGAAAGGCTCTGTTCCTTAG